The Fictibacillus arsenicus genome contains a region encoding:
- a CDS encoding acyl-CoA dehydrogenase family protein: protein MKRSFLNDDHEMFRKSLRKFLEKEAYPFYDQWEKDRIIPRSFWTKMGDQGFLCPDVEEKYGGSGVDWGFAAVINEELERVGSGLIGIGLHNDIVVPYITAYGTEEQKQRWLPRCVTGEIITAIAMTEPGTGSDLAGIKTTAKLEGSHYIINGQKTFITNGIHADLVIVACKTDLHAKPKHKGVSLFVVERDTPGFTRGRKLDKVGLHCQDTAELIFEGCRVHKDNLLGEEGKGFTYLMKKLQQERLVVAIGAQAAAEEMFKQTLNYVKNREAFGRPVSQFQNTQFKLAEMATDIEMGRAFLDALIAEHMAGENIVTKVSMAKWRLTDTAKRIAGECMQLHGGYGYMEEYEIARRYRDIPVASIYAGTNEIMKVIIAKNLGL, encoded by the coding sequence ATGAAGCGTTCTTTTTTGAATGATGATCATGAGATGTTCCGTAAATCATTAAGAAAGTTTTTAGAAAAAGAGGCTTATCCTTTTTATGATCAATGGGAAAAAGATCGGATAATCCCCCGTTCTTTTTGGACCAAAATGGGCGATCAAGGCTTTCTTTGCCCGGATGTTGAAGAAAAATATGGCGGGAGCGGTGTTGACTGGGGTTTTGCTGCTGTCATTAATGAAGAGCTCGAGCGAGTAGGCTCAGGTCTAATTGGAATCGGGCTTCATAATGATATTGTCGTACCATATATCACAGCCTACGGTACAGAAGAGCAAAAACAACGCTGGCTGCCGCGCTGTGTGACAGGAGAAATCATCACTGCGATTGCCATGACTGAGCCCGGAACAGGGTCTGATCTTGCGGGTATCAAAACAACTGCAAAGCTTGAAGGCAGCCATTACATCATTAACGGACAAAAGACATTTATAACGAACGGAATCCATGCAGATCTGGTCATTGTAGCTTGTAAAACAGATCTTCATGCAAAACCAAAACATAAGGGCGTAAGCTTATTTGTAGTTGAAAGAGATACACCCGGGTTTACAAGGGGAAGGAAACTGGATAAGGTCGGCCTTCATTGTCAGGATACAGCAGAACTTATTTTCGAGGGCTGCCGCGTTCATAAAGATAACCTTCTTGGTGAAGAAGGAAAAGGTTTCACATATTTGATGAAAAAACTGCAGCAGGAAAGGCTCGTAGTGGCGATTGGCGCACAGGCAGCAGCTGAGGAAATGTTTAAGCAGACCCTCAATTATGTAAAGAACAGAGAGGCTTTTGGCCGTCCTGTCAGTCAGTTTCAAAATACACAGTTCAAGCTAGCAGAGATGGCGACAGATATTGAGATGGGCAGGGCATTCCTTGATGCGCTTATCGCCGAGCATATGGCTGGCGAAAATATCGTAACAAAGGTGTCGATGGCTAAATGGAGGCTTACCGATACAGCAAAGCGGATTGCGGGGGAATGCATGCAGCTGCACGGCGGCTATGGGTATATGGAAGAATACGAGATTGCCAGAAGATACAGAGACATTCCGGTCGCAAGCATTTACGCCGGTACAAACGAAATTATGAAAGTTATTATTGCTAAAAACTTAGGTTTATAG
- a CDS encoding acyl-CoA synthetase, which translates to MHIGGFLAQNARNFPERFAVDCEGRTYTYGELNRAVNRLANGLISLGVKKGEKVALFMKNSDYFMISFFAIAKIGAVVVPVNFRLTPDEVQYIFTQSDAVLVLCDSEFEDTVYKARNGTDVQAIIFGNTAGQGNLLYNNILSHNENEPDVEVFEQDDLEILYTSGTTGRPKGALFDHNKIFKVSLTMLVNMELKKDERFLHLAPLFHSAQLNLFMIAGVILGGRHYIHRDFHPVTALQAIQEHKITHLFAVPAMYNFMLQVPNVTEYDLSSIRRCGYGAAPMPPELVRKSITAFKTDQFYNLCGLTEAGPGGIFLDPEGHELHLGKSGKAGFLTEARVVYENGEDVSPGTVGEFILRGETIMKEYYKKPEETKAALKNGWLYTGDLASMDEEGYITLVDRKKDMIISGGENVYSAEVEVILYEHPAILDAAIIGLPDEVWGEAVTAVVVLKEGALLDEQELINFCRQKLAGYKVPRRIFIEKQLPRNASGKILKYQLRQKMNALTNEEHSVK; encoded by the coding sequence ATGCATATTGGCGGTTTTCTGGCTCAGAACGCACGAAATTTTCCTGAAAGGTTTGCGGTTGATTGTGAAGGACGGACCTACACGTATGGAGAACTGAACAGGGCTGTAAACAGGCTGGCAAATGGATTAATTAGCTTAGGTGTTAAAAAAGGAGAGAAAGTTGCTCTCTTCATGAAGAATTCCGATTACTTTATGATTTCCTTTTTTGCCATCGCGAAAATTGGTGCCGTTGTGGTGCCGGTGAACTTTAGGCTGACGCCTGATGAAGTTCAGTATATATTCACTCAGTCCGATGCTGTCCTCGTATTGTGTGACAGTGAATTTGAAGACACTGTATACAAAGCAAGAAATGGAACAGACGTCCAAGCCATTATTTTCGGAAACACTGCTGGCCAAGGTAATCTCCTGTATAACAACATTCTTTCCCACAATGAAAACGAGCCGGATGTAGAAGTATTTGAACAGGATGATCTCGAAATTCTTTATACATCAGGAACGACAGGACGGCCAAAAGGTGCCCTGTTCGATCATAACAAGATTTTCAAAGTAAGCCTGACCATGCTCGTTAATATGGAGCTGAAAAAGGATGAACGCTTTCTGCACCTAGCCCCTCTTTTTCACTCAGCCCAGCTGAATTTATTTATGATCGCAGGCGTTATACTTGGCGGTAGGCACTATATCCATCGTGATTTTCATCCTGTAACAGCGCTTCAAGCTATCCAGGAACACAAAATAACACATCTGTTTGCTGTTCCTGCAATGTATAATTTCATGCTGCAAGTACCAAATGTAACGGAATATGATCTGTCATCGATCAGGCGCTGCGGTTATGGAGCGGCTCCGATGCCGCCTGAACTTGTCCGCAAGAGCATCACAGCTTTTAAAACAGACCAGTTTTATAATCTGTGCGGACTGACAGAAGCGGGACCAGGAGGCATTTTTCTTGATCCAGAAGGGCATGAGCTTCATCTGGGAAAGAGCGGCAAGGCCGGATTCCTTACAGAAGCGCGTGTAGTTTATGAAAACGGTGAGGATGTAAGTCCCGGTACAGTTGGGGAGTTCATCCTACGAGGTGAAACGATCATGAAGGAATATTATAAGAAGCCTGAAGAGACGAAAGCAGCTCTAAAGAATGGCTGGCTCTATACGGGTGATCTGGCGTCGATGGACGAAGAAGGATACATTACGCTTGTCGACCGGAAAAAAGACATGATTATTTCTGGTGGGGAAAATGTGTATTCAGCAGAGGTTGAAGTGATTCTGTATGAGCATCCTGCTATTCTTGATGCTGCCATCATCGGTTTACCGGATGAAGTGTGGGGAGAAGCCGTAACAGCTGTTGTAGTTCTGAAGGAAGGTGCTCTTTTAGATGAGCAGGAACTGATCAACTTCTGCCGTCAAAAGCTTGCCGGCTATAAAGTGCCGCGGCGAATATTTATCGAAAAGCAGCTTCCTCGCAATGCTTCCGGAAAAATTCTGAAATACCAGCTTCGTCAAAAAATGAATGCCCTTACTAATGAAGAGCATAGTGTGAAGTAA
- a CDS encoding sigma 54-interacting transcriptional regulator, with the protein MELREIMTEMDFVVTEEMSMNKAMELMYQKKWNLLPVTDEKRLPVGVFTRSSLYRMISDGCPLSTSIEKYINHHVETIEIHTPFEQIEKRVKSSKVGTGVVLNDDGTVAGILTKTDMVMSLFKSVNSLQTVKALKKTLETTLKYAYDGIIMADEKERIQMVSPPFLDLFNLQQDELLNKPVDKVLPKIDLKKVYKTQTAEVSDMMEINGINYIVQRIPILEDGKVIGAIGKVMFRQLNEVSELFKKLQRAESKASFYHQQYNEAESARFTWEHIWSVNSYMEKLKSSAAKAAKGRSTVLIRGESGTGKELFAHALHNSSARSKGKFVIVNCAAIPEELLESEFFGYEEGAFTGARQKGKIGKFDLANGGTLFLDEIGDMSVALQAKLLRVLQEREFYRVGGTKKIHVDVRIVAATNRDLEEMVKNGTFREDLYYRLNVISLQVPPLRERREDIPYLTQKLTEELNKMLGTTITGMEKDTKEALFHYHWPGNVRELKNILERAMTFAEHGKIQLEDLPDYMLKAMPEKRQDRSISLVENAELETIKKALSEMNGNKAKAARMLGISRSGLYEKIRKYQLQ; encoded by the coding sequence GGTTGGCGTTTTTACAAGGAGCAGTCTTTACCGGATGATTTCTGATGGCTGTCCATTATCAACATCTATTGAAAAGTACATAAATCACCATGTTGAAACGATTGAAATTCATACACCATTTGAACAAATTGAGAAGAGAGTAAAATCAAGCAAGGTTGGGACCGGGGTTGTTCTGAATGATGATGGGACAGTAGCTGGCATTTTAACCAAAACGGATATGGTGATGTCTCTGTTTAAATCGGTTAATTCCTTGCAGACGGTTAAAGCACTCAAAAAAACACTGGAAACGACACTTAAGTATGCGTATGACGGTATTATTATGGCGGATGAAAAGGAGCGTATTCAAATGGTAAGTCCGCCTTTTTTAGATTTGTTCAACCTTCAGCAAGACGAATTATTAAATAAACCCGTTGATAAAGTTTTGCCGAAGATTGATCTTAAAAAGGTGTATAAAACACAGACAGCAGAAGTCAGCGATATGATGGAGATCAACGGTATCAACTATATCGTCCAGCGGATACCTATCCTAGAAGATGGAAAGGTTATTGGCGCGATTGGAAAAGTCATGTTCAGGCAGCTGAATGAAGTCAGCGAACTGTTTAAAAAGCTGCAGCGGGCCGAAAGCAAAGCAAGCTTTTATCACCAGCAGTACAATGAGGCAGAATCTGCCCGATTTACATGGGAGCATATATGGAGTGTCAATTCGTATATGGAAAAGCTAAAGTCAAGTGCTGCAAAAGCTGCCAAAGGCCGTTCTACCGTCTTAATAAGGGGAGAAAGCGGAACAGGCAAGGAGCTTTTTGCCCATGCCCTTCATAACAGCAGTGCGAGAAGCAAAGGAAAGTTTGTCATTGTAAACTGTGCTGCGATACCAGAAGAACTGCTAGAATCGGAGTTTTTTGGATATGAGGAAGGCGCTTTTACTGGTGCCAGACAAAAGGGGAAGATCGGAAAGTTCGACCTTGCTAACGGGGGAACTCTTTTTCTCGATGAGATAGGCGACATGTCTGTTGCACTTCAGGCGAAGCTGTTAAGGGTGCTGCAGGAACGGGAGTTTTACCGGGTTGGCGGGACGAAGAAGATCCATGTTGATGTAAGGATTGTTGCAGCAACGAACCGTGATCTCGAGGAAATGGTGAAGAACGGGACATTCAGAGAAGACTTGTATTACCGTTTGAATGTGATTTCACTTCAAGTGCCACCGCTCAGGGAAAGACGTGAAGATATTCCTTATTTAACACAAAAACTGACTGAAGAACTGAACAAAATGCTGGGTACAACTATAACGGGGATGGAGAAGGATACTAAGGAGGCGCTCTTCCATTATCATTGGCCAGGTAATGTACGGGAATTAAAGAATATCCTAGAGCGAGCCATGACCTTTGCCGAGCATGGAAAGATTCAGCTTGAGGACCTGCCGGATTATATGTTAAAAGCAATGCCTGAAAAAAGACAAGATCGGTCGATTTCACTGGTTGAAAATGCAGAGCTTGAAACGATTAAAAAAGCGCTCTCTGAGATGAATGGAAACAAAGCCAAAGCTGCTAGAATGCTAGGGATTAGCCGATCAGGTTTATACGAAAAAATTAGAAAATATCAGCTTCAATAA